The following are from one region of the Rhizobacter sp. AJA081-3 genome:
- a CDS encoding pseudouridine synthase gives MNLPPESQPDAPDEAVTPVTDTAAPKPARKRRAVAKPAEAEAGAATEPAAEAAPKPRRRKAPAAAAADAGMQEPAAASPAQPAAEPRPETPEAQARDAAPHAVRVADGGSVENTDGGDEGGEGGEGGEPGEGGEEGARRGRRRGRRDRRRGEGVEPVTPEAAQAAAAQRTGEVFAEVLSGAFDEAGEAIAEAASEVPADVSQQAAESVENAETGEAGESGEAGEAEPHKRVLAAEPDAPKLQKVLAQSGVGSRRDMEAMITDGRITVNGEPAHIGQRISFGDRIALDGKPVKVRIQQPPPRVIAYHKPVGEVVTNDDPQQRPTVFRRLPRLQHGKWQAVGRLDINTEGLLLFTTSGELANQLMHPRFGVEREYAVRVLGTLDSEDKAQLLEGVEIDGQTAAFRSIEDGGGEGANHWYRVVITEGRNREVRKLFDAVDLTVSRLIRIRYGCVVLPRGLKRGVWVDMGPEDVRAIRRLASGPAQPRPEERRDGRNEPRNKPRNEARGDGRPPAGRPNDRGGRGAPPPQRSRTPAPDAPPVENRERGEFEGDEDFDIDPMNIPNPLEQTFDKRFVQNPRSRVGGRGFGQGGGGFGPGGSSQPTGGGAKKGGPKQPDPMQTSVGYIGGDAFHRKNRGGRGGSGGGGGGGGGFGGSRSGGGGGGGGGFGGGGGGGGRRGR, from the coding sequence ATGAACCTGCCGCCCGAGTCTCAGCCCGACGCCCCCGACGAGGCGGTCACGCCCGTGACCGACACCGCGGCGCCCAAGCCGGCGCGAAAGCGCCGGGCCGTGGCCAAGCCCGCCGAGGCAGAAGCCGGCGCGGCGACGGAGCCTGCGGCCGAAGCGGCACCCAAGCCGCGCCGCCGCAAGGCGCCCGCGGCTGCAGCGGCCGATGCCGGCATGCAAGAGCCTGCGGCTGCATCACCGGCACAGCCGGCGGCTGAGCCACGACCCGAGACACCGGAGGCGCAAGCCCGCGACGCCGCGCCGCACGCCGTGCGCGTTGCCGATGGCGGCTCCGTCGAAAACACCGACGGGGGTGATGAAGGCGGCGAGGGCGGCGAAGGCGGTGAGCCGGGCGAGGGCGGCGAAGAAGGCGCACGCCGCGGCCGGCGTCGCGGCCGGCGCGACCGCCGGCGCGGTGAAGGGGTCGAACCGGTGACGCCGGAGGCCGCGCAGGCGGCCGCCGCACAGCGCACCGGAGAGGTGTTCGCCGAGGTGCTGTCCGGCGCCTTCGACGAGGCTGGAGAGGCGATCGCCGAAGCGGCGTCGGAGGTGCCTGCCGATGTGTCGCAGCAGGCCGCCGAGAGCGTCGAGAACGCCGAAACAGGCGAGGCTGGTGAGTCCGGCGAAGCCGGCGAGGCCGAGCCGCACAAGCGCGTGCTGGCCGCCGAGCCCGATGCACCGAAGCTGCAGAAGGTGCTGGCCCAGTCCGGCGTCGGCTCGCGGCGCGACATGGAAGCGATGATCACCGACGGGCGCATCACCGTGAACGGCGAGCCGGCGCACATCGGCCAGCGCATCTCCTTCGGCGACCGCATCGCACTCGACGGCAAGCCGGTGAAGGTGCGCATCCAGCAGCCGCCGCCGCGCGTGATCGCGTATCACAAGCCGGTGGGCGAGGTGGTCACCAACGACGATCCGCAGCAGCGGCCGACGGTGTTCCGCCGCCTGCCCCGCCTGCAGCACGGCAAGTGGCAGGCGGTGGGCCGGCTCGACATCAACACCGAAGGCCTGCTGTTGTTCACCACGTCCGGTGAGCTGGCCAACCAGCTGATGCATCCGCGCTTCGGCGTCGAGCGCGAGTACGCGGTGCGCGTGCTCGGCACGCTGGACAGCGAAGACAAGGCGCAGCTCCTCGAGGGTGTGGAGATCGACGGCCAGACAGCCGCCTTCCGCTCCATCGAAGACGGTGGCGGCGAAGGTGCCAACCACTGGTACCGCGTCGTCATCACCGAAGGCCGCAACCGCGAGGTGCGCAAGCTGTTCGACGCTGTCGACCTGACGGTCAGCCGGCTGATCCGCATTCGCTACGGCTGTGTGGTGCTGCCGCGTGGCCTCAAGCGGGGTGTGTGGGTCGATATGGGCCCGGAGGACGTGCGTGCGATCCGGCGCCTGGCCAGCGGGCCGGCCCAGCCGCGCCCCGAGGAGCGGCGCGATGGCCGCAATGAACCGCGCAACAAGCCGCGCAACGAGGCTCGTGGTGACGGGCGTCCGCCCGCGGGCCGGCCGAACGACCGCGGTGGCCGCGGCGCGCCGCCGCCGCAGCGCAGCCGGACGCCTGCGCCGGACGCTCCGCCGGTGGAGAACCGCGAGCGCGGCGAGTTCGAGGGCGACGAGGACTTCGACATCGACCCGATGAACATCCCGAACCCGCTCGAGCAGACCTTCGACAAGCGCTTCGTGCAGAACCCGCGCAGCCGGGTCGGCGGGCGAGGCTTCGGCCAGGGCGGCGGAGGTTTCGGCCCAGGGGGCAGCAGCCAGCCTACAGGCGGCGGCGCGAAAAAGGGCGGCCCGAAGCAGCCCGATCCGATGCAGACCTCGGTGGGCTACATCGGCGGTGATGCGTTCCATCGCAAGAACCGCGGTGGCCGCGGCGGCAGCGGGGGCGGCGGCGGCGGCGGCGGCGGATTCGGTGGCAGCCGCAGCGGTGGTGGCGGGGGGGGCGGCGGTGGCTTCGGCGGCGGGGGTGGGGGCGGCGGGCGGCGTGGTCGCTGA
- the scpB gene encoding SMC-Scp complex subunit ScpB → MNTQDAKRVLETALICASQPMPLRDMRTLFNDELGPDTLRALLDELTRDWDSRGVELVALAQGWRFQSRPEMREFLDRLNPEKPPKYSRAVMETLAIIAYRQPVTRGDIEDIRGVTVASQIIKQLEDRGWVEAIGYREAPGRPALLATTRHFLDDLGLASLEQLPLLDGAPAAGAMLADALPEQASLIDAQAALALDAPADATDVAIGATGVAAAPMTADVAATEPAFDHSADAPVASEPELAPAPPNDPDPEPAADAAPMEPQA, encoded by the coding sequence ATGAACACACAGGATGCGAAGCGCGTCCTCGAGACCGCGCTCATCTGCGCCAGCCAGCCGATGCCCCTGCGCGACATGCGCACCTTGTTCAACGATGAACTGGGCCCCGACACGCTGCGCGCCTTGCTCGACGAACTGACACGCGACTGGGACAGTCGCGGCGTCGAACTCGTGGCATTGGCCCAGGGCTGGAGATTCCAGAGCCGGCCCGAGATGCGCGAGTTTCTCGATCGACTCAACCCGGAGAAGCCGCCGAAGTACTCGCGCGCCGTGATGGAGACGCTGGCGATCATTGCCTACCGTCAACCCGTGACGCGCGGCGACATCGAGGACATCCGCGGCGTCACCGTGGCCAGCCAGATCATCAAGCAGCTCGAGGACCGTGGCTGGGTCGAGGCGATCGGCTACCGCGAAGCCCCCGGCCGCCCGGCGCTGCTGGCGACGACGCGCCATTTCCTCGATGACCTGGGCCTGGCGAGCCTCGAGCAGCTGCCGCTGCTCGACGGCGCCCCTGCGGCCGGCGCGATGCTGGCCGACGCCCTGCCCGAGCAGGCCTCGCTGATCGACGCACAGGCGGCGCTGGCGCTCGATGCACCTGCAGACGCGACCGATGTGGCCATCGGAGCCACCGGTGTCGCGGCCGCCCCGATGACTGCTGACGTGGCAGCGACCGAGCCAGCCTTCGACCACTCGGCCGATGCGCCTGTTGCGAGCGAGCCAGAGCTCGCCCCCGCCCCCCCGAACGACCCCGATCCCGAGCCTGCGGCCGACGCCGCCCCGATGGAACCCCAAGCATGA
- a CDS encoding RluA family pseudouridine synthase, with protein MDEPLDDGGESERRTADAPAEWHGQRLDKVLVAMAGEFSRSHLQGLIDQGHVRVGGVVASSASQRVQAGQRIEVELVGTEESRAFKAEAMALDIVHEDADVIVVNKPAGLVVHPAAGNWSGTLLNGLLAHHAGASLLPRAGIVHRLDKDTSGLMVVAKTLVAMTALVRAIGERSVHRRYMALCHGELAERAFSVDAPIGRDPQSRVRMAVLASGKPARTDVERVAARDGYSAVHCTLHTGRTHQIRVHLASRGHPLVADALYGGTPALGMTRQALHAVRLGFNHPIGGQALQFECPPPPDLDFAWRQVTRKR; from the coding sequence ATGGACGAGCCCCTGGACGACGGCGGCGAGAGCGAACGCCGAACGGCCGATGCGCCGGCCGAGTGGCACGGCCAGCGCCTGGACAAGGTGCTGGTGGCCATGGCCGGCGAGTTCTCGCGCAGCCACCTGCAGGGACTGATCGACCAGGGCCACGTGCGCGTGGGCGGGGTGGTGGCGAGTTCTGCCTCGCAGCGTGTGCAGGCCGGCCAGCGCATCGAGGTCGAACTGGTCGGCACCGAGGAGAGCCGGGCCTTCAAGGCCGAAGCGATGGCGCTGGACATCGTCCACGAAGACGCCGACGTGATCGTGGTGAACAAGCCTGCCGGGTTGGTGGTGCATCCGGCGGCAGGTAACTGGTCGGGCACGCTGCTCAACGGCCTGCTGGCCCACCATGCAGGTGCCAGCCTTCTGCCGCGCGCGGGCATCGTGCACCGCCTGGACAAGGACACCTCGGGCCTGATGGTCGTGGCCAAGACGCTGGTGGCCATGACGGCGCTGGTGCGCGCCATCGGCGAACGATCCGTGCACCGGCGCTACATGGCGCTGTGCCACGGCGAGCTGGCTGAACGCGCGTTCAGCGTCGATGCGCCGATCGGCCGAGACCCGCAATCGCGTGTGCGCATGGCCGTGCTCGCCTCGGGCAAACCGGCGCGCACGGACGTCGAGCGCGTGGCGGCGCGCGACGGGTACAGCGCCGTGCACTGCACGCTGCACACCGGGCGCACGCACCAGATCCGCGTGCACCTGGCCTCGCGCGGGCACCCGCTGGTGGCCGACGCGCTGTATGGCGGAACGCCGGCCTTGGGCATGACGCGCCAGGCCCTGCATGCGGTCCGGCTCGGCTTCAACCATCCCATCGGGGGCCAGGCGCTGCAGTTCGAGTGCCCACCTCCGCCGGACCTGGACTTCGCGTGGCGGCAGGTGACGCGCAAACGCTGA
- a CDS encoding outer membrane protein assembly factor BamD: MDLLRWTGPLGARAALITLALALAGCGSAPQDESVSWSPEKLYAEAKDEMAAGAYDKAAKLLERLEGRAAGTPLAQQAQIERAYVLWRSGEKAQALTVLERFIKLNPSSPGVDYALYLQGVVNFNDNLGILGNLAAQDLSERDQQASRDSYQSFKQLVDQYPRSIYAEDAQIRMNYIVNSLAAYEVHVARYYFRRGAYIAAANRAQQTVQEFQYSPSAEEALVIMVQSYDRLGLNDLRDDAQRVLAKNFPNSRFASQGLTTRERPWWQIW, from the coding sequence ATGGATCTGTTGCGTTGGACCGGCCCGCTGGGTGCGCGCGCTGCCCTGATCACCCTTGCCCTGGCCCTGGCGGGCTGCGGCTCGGCGCCGCAGGACGAGAGTGTGTCGTGGTCGCCCGAGAAATTGTATGCAGAGGCCAAGGACGAGATGGCCGCGGGCGCTTACGACAAGGCAGCCAAGCTGCTCGAGCGCCTGGAAGGCCGCGCCGCCGGCACACCGCTGGCGCAGCAGGCGCAGATCGAGCGGGCCTATGTGCTGTGGCGCAGTGGCGAGAAGGCCCAGGCGCTGACCGTGCTCGAGCGCTTCATCAAGCTCAACCCCTCCAGCCCGGGCGTCGACTACGCGCTCTACCTGCAGGGCGTGGTCAACTTCAACGACAACCTGGGCATCCTCGGCAACCTGGCCGCGCAGGACCTGTCCGAGCGCGACCAGCAGGCCTCGCGCGACTCGTACCAGTCGTTCAAGCAGCTCGTCGACCAGTACCCGCGATCGATCTACGCCGAAGACGCGCAGATCCGCATGAACTACATCGTCAACTCGCTGGCGGCCTATGAGGTGCACGTGGCGCGCTACTACTTTCGCCGCGGCGCGTACATCGCCGCCGCGAACCGTGCGCAGCAGACGGTGCAGGAGTTCCAGTACTCGCCTTCGGCCGAAGAAGCCCTGGTGATCATGGTGCAGAGCTACGACCGGCTCGGCCTGAACGACCTGCGCGACGACGCGCAACGCGTGCTGGCGAAGAACTTCCCGAACAGCCGCTTTGCCAGCCAGGGACTGACCACCCGCGAGCGGCCGTGGTGGCAGATCTGGTAA
- a CDS encoding ATP-dependent DNA helicase produces the protein MTPEHPAPAGSLVSAARDALCATGALARRDDRHVEREVQMTMAQAVAEAIESRTALVAEAGTGVGKTFAYLVPTLLSGARALVSTATKSLQDQLFLRDLPRLRDALQLPVSIALLKGRSSYLCLHRMKQARQSATLPDRWAVRTLAKVEQWSQTTASGDLAELDGLDERSSVIPLVTSSRENCLGSECPDFRACHVVKARREAMAADLVVVNHHLFFADMALRDTGVAELLPSVEVAVFDEAHQLAEAGVQFLGTTLSTAQALDFARDLLAVGLQQARGLAPWQELAAGCEKAARELRIAAAGPLREPRGTLKLRWEERAGRDDFIAALQGLGQACDSAGEALDTVGELSPDFSKLAERAGQLAVLADRFGAAAAEGRVRWIDLSPHQARLVESPLDIREALSEQMAAGGKAWIFTSATLGDDEALSWFTEQAGLEQARTLRVGSPFDYAAHARLYVPAGFPKPNEPGHPVAVATLAARLARTLGGRTFVLTTTLRALHAIGEALRAQFEENGDALRVLRQGEAPKRQLMQQFLAEPRSVLVGSQSFWEGIDVPGDALQCVIIDKLPFPPPNDPLVEARVKRLEAQGRNAFADYFVAEAAVSLKQGAGRLIRSETDRGLLVVCDPRMAGMNYGRRLREALPPMTRVANEAEALAWLATLAGQSLPF, from the coding sequence ATGACGCCGGAACATCCCGCGCCCGCCGGTTCCCTGGTCTCCGCCGCACGCGATGCGCTGTGCGCGACCGGCGCGCTGGCGCGCCGCGACGACCGGCACGTCGAACGCGAAGTGCAGATGACCATGGCACAGGCCGTGGCCGAAGCCATCGAGAGCCGCACGGCACTCGTCGCCGAGGCCGGCACCGGCGTCGGCAAGACCTTCGCCTACCTCGTGCCGACCTTGCTCAGCGGGGCGAGGGCGCTGGTCAGCACCGCCACCAAGAGCCTGCAGGACCAGCTCTTCCTGCGCGACCTGCCGCGGCTGCGCGACGCGCTGCAGCTGCCGGTGAGCATCGCGCTGCTCAAGGGCCGCAGCAGCTACCTTTGCCTGCATCGCATGAAGCAGGCGCGCCAGTCGGCGACGCTGCCCGACCGCTGGGCGGTGCGCACGCTGGCCAAGGTGGAGCAATGGTCGCAGACCACGGCCAGCGGCGACCTGGCCGAGCTCGACGGGCTGGACGAGCGCAGCAGCGTGATCCCGCTGGTCACCTCGTCGCGCGAGAACTGCCTGGGCAGCGAATGCCCGGACTTCCGCGCCTGCCACGTGGTGAAGGCGCGGCGCGAGGCCATGGCGGCCGACCTGGTGGTGGTCAACCACCACCTGTTCTTCGCCGACATGGCGCTGCGCGACACCGGCGTGGCCGAACTCTTGCCCAGCGTCGAGGTGGCGGTGTTCGACGAGGCACACCAGCTCGCCGAGGCCGGCGTGCAGTTCCTCGGCACCACGCTGTCGACCGCGCAGGCACTGGATTTCGCGCGTGACCTGCTCGCCGTCGGCCTGCAGCAGGCGCGCGGCCTGGCGCCCTGGCAGGAGCTGGCGGCCGGCTGCGAGAAGGCCGCACGCGAGCTGCGCATCGCCGCCGCCGGGCCGCTGCGCGAGCCGCGCGGCACGCTCAAGCTGCGCTGGGAAGAACGCGCCGGGCGCGACGATTTCATCGCCGCACTGCAGGGCCTCGGCCAGGCCTGCGATTCGGCGGGCGAGGCGCTCGATACGGTCGGCGAACTCTCGCCGGACTTCTCCAAGCTGGCCGAGCGTGCCGGTCAGCTCGCCGTGCTCGCCGATCGTTTCGGCGCCGCGGCCGCCGAGGGCCGCGTGCGCTGGATCGATCTGTCGCCGCACCAGGCGCGGCTGGTCGAGTCGCCGCTGGACATCCGCGAAGCGTTGTCGGAGCAGATGGCGGCCGGTGGCAAGGCGTGGATCTTCACCTCGGCCACGCTGGGCGACGACGAGGCGCTGAGCTGGTTCACCGAACAGGCGGGCCTGGAGCAGGCGCGCACACTGCGCGTCGGCAGCCCGTTCGACTACGCCGCCCATGCGCGCCTGTACGTGCCGGCGGGCTTCCCGAAGCCGAACGAGCCAGGGCATCCGGTCGCCGTGGCCACGCTGGCTGCCCGGCTGGCGCGCACGCTGGGTGGGCGCACCTTCGTGCTGACCACCACCTTGCGTGCGCTGCACGCCATCGGCGAGGCGCTGCGCGCGCAGTTCGAGGAGAACGGCGATGCGTTGCGTGTGCTGCGGCAGGGCGAAGCGCCGAAACGCCAGCTGATGCAGCAGTTCCTCGCCGAGCCGCGCTCGGTGCTGGTGGGCTCTCAGAGCTTCTGGGAGGGCATCGATGTTCCGGGCGACGCGCTGCAGTGCGTCATCATCGACAAGCTGCCGTTCCCGCCGCCCAACGACCCGCTGGTCGAGGCGCGTGTGAAGCGGCTCGAGGCGCAGGGGCGCAACGCGTTCGCGGACTACTTCGTCGCCGAGGCCGCGGTGTCGCTCAAGCAGGGGGCCGGGCGGCTGATCCGCAGCGAGACCGATCGCGGCCTGCTGGTGGTGTGCGACCCGCGCATGGCGGGCATGAACTACGGCCGGCGCCTGCGCGAGGCCTTGCCGCCGATGACCCGCGTGGCCAACGAGGCCGAAGCGCTGGCTTGGCTGGCGACGCTGGCAGGCCAGTCGCTGCCGTTCTGA
- a CDS encoding YdcH family protein: protein MDDNLHSLPRRLIELRIEHADLDSLIDQAVIEHPTDDLAVRRLKKRRLALRDMIARLEAELDPPEPA, encoded by the coding sequence ATGGACGACAACCTGCACTCCCTGCCTCGACGGCTGATCGAACTGCGCATCGAGCATGCCGATCTGGACAGCCTGATCGATCAGGCCGTGATCGAACATCCGACCGACGATCTCGCCGTGCGGCGCCTGAAAAAGCGCCGTCTGGCGCTGCGGGACATGATCGCCCGGCTGGAAGCCGAGCTCGATCCGCCCGAGCCGGCATGA
- a CDS encoding PP2C family serine/threonine-protein phosphatase, translating to MSTTSVGYRLSAATGIHRGDRAYQQDQVQIIPHHRVPGSVMAVLADGMGGKSGGRKAADQVILTAQQIFERFSPSRDDTAEALKQLVLEAHLMIKLTAITSEEEPHSTVAAYIISPTRECHFVHAGDSRVYHFRGSDMMARTVDHSYVQRLVAEGSISEEEANNHPQSNLLTGCLGTHQDPPLSVGLVERMEIGDCVLACSDGLWHYFTPRELGAIVHALPPREASEMLVSKARQRARGGGDNLSLALVRVDPLG from the coding sequence ATGAGCACCACGAGCGTCGGTTACCGCCTGTCTGCCGCCACCGGCATCCACCGTGGCGACCGGGCCTACCAGCAAGACCAGGTGCAGATCATCCCGCACCACCGCGTGCCGGGCAGCGTGATGGCCGTGCTGGCCGACGGCATGGGCGGCAAGAGCGGCGGCCGCAAGGCCGCCGACCAGGTCATCCTGACCGCGCAGCAGATCTTCGAGCGCTTCTCGCCTTCGCGTGACGACACGGCCGAGGCGCTCAAGCAGTTGGTGCTCGAAGCGCACCTGATGATCAAGCTGACCGCGATCACCTCCGAAGAGGAGCCGCACAGCACGGTCGCCGCCTACATCATCAGCCCCACGCGCGAGTGCCACTTCGTGCATGCCGGCGACTCCCGCGTGTACCACTTCCGCGGCTCCGACATGATGGCGCGCACGGTCGACCACTCCTACGTGCAGCGCCTCGTCGCCGAAGGCTCGATCTCCGAGGAAGAGGCCAACAACCACCCGCAGTCCAACCTGCTGACGGGCTGCCTGGGCACCCACCAGGATCCCCCTCTGTCGGTGGGCCTGGTCGAGCGGATGGAGATCGGCGACTGCGTGCTCGCCTGCAGCGACGGCTTGTGGCACTACTTCACCCCGCGCGAACTGGGCGCCATCGTGCATGCCCTGCCGCCGCGCGAGGCCAGCGAGATGCTGGTCAGCAAGGCGCGCCAGCGCGCCCGGGGCGGCGGCGACAACCTGTCGCTGGCGCTGGTGCGCGTCGATCCGCTGGGCTGA
- the zapE gene encoding cell division protein ZapE, producing the protein MGVRQLYQATLAERGYAADPAQLRAIAALERCENEWADYKARRGNALTKLIARPPIPRGVYMHGGVGRGKSFLMDCFFNSVPLTRKTRLHFHEFMREVHRELAELKGVVNPLHELGARIARRHRLICFDEFHVADVTDAMILHRLLDSLFEHRVSIVTTSNFHPDELYPNGLHRDRILPAIDLLKKKLEVISVDNGTDYRQRTLEQVEMYHAPLGADADAAMMLAFERLAEARDEDPVLRIEHRELRARRRAGGVVWFDFKTLCGGPRSQNDYLELASQFHTVMLSDVPQMAPRMASEARRFTWLVDVLYDRRVKLIMSAEVAPEQLYTEGPLAHEFPRTVSRLAEMRSAEFLALSRRTVDTSLT; encoded by the coding sequence ATGGGCGTCCGTCAGCTGTATCAGGCGACGCTCGCCGAGCGCGGCTATGCGGCCGACCCCGCGCAACTGCGTGCCATCGCGGCGCTCGAGCGCTGCGAGAACGAGTGGGCCGACTACAAGGCCCGGCGCGGCAATGCGCTGACGAAGCTGATCGCGCGGCCGCCGATCCCGCGCGGCGTGTACATGCACGGTGGCGTGGGCCGGGGGAAGAGCTTCCTGATGGACTGCTTTTTCAACTCGGTGCCGCTGACGCGCAAGACGCGGTTGCACTTCCACGAGTTCATGCGCGAGGTGCACCGCGAGCTCGCCGAGCTCAAGGGCGTGGTCAATCCGCTGCACGAGCTGGGCGCCCGCATTGCAAGGCGCCACCGGCTGATCTGCTTCGACGAATTCCACGTCGCCGACGTCACCGACGCGATGATCCTGCACCGGCTGCTCGACTCGCTGTTCGAGCACCGCGTGAGCATCGTCACGACCTCGAATTTCCACCCCGACGAGCTCTACCCGAACGGCCTGCACCGCGACCGCATCCTGCCGGCCATCGATCTGCTGAAGAAGAAGCTCGAGGTCATCAGCGTCGACAACGGTACCGACTACCGCCAGCGCACGCTCGAGCAGGTGGAGATGTACCACGCACCGCTCGGTGCCGATGCCGACGCGGCGATGATGCTTGCGTTCGAGCGGCTCGCCGAAGCGCGTGACGAGGATCCGGTGCTGCGCATCGAGCACCGCGAGCTGCGCGCGCGACGGCGCGCCGGCGGCGTGGTGTGGTTCGATTTCAAGACCTTGTGCGGCGGGCCTCGATCGCAGAACGACTACCTCGAGCTGGCGTCGCAGTTCCACACCGTGATGTTGTCCGACGTGCCGCAGATGGCGCCGCGCATGGCCTCGGAGGCGCGGCGCTTCACCTGGCTGGTCGACGTGCTCTACGACCGGCGCGTCAAGCTGATCATGTCGGCCGAAGTGGCACCCGAGCAGCTCTACACCGAAGGCCCGCTGGCGCACGAGTTCCCGCGCACGGTGTCCCGCCTGGCAGAGATGCGATCAGCGGAGTTCCTGGCGCTCTCGCGCCGGACGGTGGACACTTCGTTGACATGA
- the lpdA gene encoding dihydrolipoyl dehydrogenase yields MSNQFDVVVIGGGPGGYIAAIRAAQLGFNTACIDEWKNGKGGPAPGGTCTNVGCIPSKALLQSSEHFEHAGHSFADHGIGLKDLSIDVAKMLGRKDTVVKQNNDGILYLFKKNKVTFFHGRGSFVKAEGGAYEIAVAGDKPASVSAKHVIVATGSSARALPGAPFDEVNILSNDGALRIPAVPKTLGVIGSGVIGLEMGSVWRRLGAQVTVLEALPTFLGAVDEQVAKEAHKAFTKQGLKIELGVKIESVKADKKGVTVAYADANGAAQTLAVDKLIVSIGRSPNTTGLNAEAVGLKLNERGAIEVDDDCRTNLPNVWAVGDVVRGPMLAHKAEEEGVAVAERIAGQHGHVNFNTIPWVIYTSPEIAWVGQTEQQLKAAGRAYKAGSFPFMANGRARALGDTTGFVKFLADAATDEILGVHIVGPFASELISEAVVAMEFKASAEDIARICHAHPSLSEATKEAALAVDKRTLNF; encoded by the coding sequence ATGAGCAACCAATTCGACGTCGTCGTCATCGGCGGCGGCCCCGGCGGCTACATCGCGGCGATCCGCGCGGCGCAGCTCGGCTTCAACACCGCCTGCATCGACGAGTGGAAGAACGGCAAGGGCGGCCCGGCCCCAGGCGGCACCTGCACCAACGTGGGCTGCATCCCGAGCAAGGCGCTGCTTCAGTCCAGCGAGCACTTCGAGCATGCCGGTCATTCCTTCGCCGACCACGGCATCGGCCTGAAGGACCTGAGCATCGACGTGGCCAAGATGCTCGGCCGCAAGGACACCGTCGTGAAGCAGAACAACGACGGCATCCTGTACCTGTTCAAGAAGAACAAGGTCACTTTCTTCCACGGCCGCGGTTCGTTCGTGAAGGCCGAAGGTGGCGCCTACGAGATCGCGGTGGCCGGTGACAAGCCGGCCAGCGTGAGCGCCAAGCACGTCATCGTGGCCACCGGATCGAGCGCGCGCGCCTTGCCCGGCGCACCATTCGACGAGGTGAACATCCTCAGCAACGACGGCGCACTGCGCATCCCGGCCGTGCCCAAGACGCTGGGCGTGATCGGATCGGGCGTGATCGGCCTGGAGATGGGCTCGGTGTGGCGCCGCCTGGGTGCGCAGGTCACCGTGCTCGAGGCGCTGCCGACCTTCCTCGGCGCCGTCGACGAGCAGGTGGCCAAGGAGGCGCACAAGGCCTTCACCAAGCAGGGCTTGAAGATCGAGCTCGGCGTGAAGATCGAGTCGGTCAAGGCCGACAAGAAGGGCGTGACCGTCGCCTATGCCGATGCCAACGGCGCGGCGCAGACGCTGGCTGTCGACAAGCTGATCGTCTCGATCGGCCGCTCGCCGAACACCACCGGCCTGAACGCCGAAGCCGTCGGCCTGAAGCTGAACGAGCGCGGCGCCATCGAGGTCGACGACGACTGCCGCACCAACCTGCCGAACGTCTGGGCGGTGGGTGACGTGGTGCGCGGCCCCATGCTCGCGCACAAGGCCGAAGAAGAGGGCGTCGCGGTGGCCGAGCGCATCGCCGGCCAGCACGGTCACGTCAACTTCAACACCATCCCCTGGGTGATCTACACCAGCCCGGAGATCGCCTGGGTCGGCCAGACCGAGCAGCAGCTCAAGGCTGCCGGGCGGGCGTACAAGGCGGGCAGCTTCCCGTTCATGGCCAACGGCCGGGCGCGGGCGCTGGGCGACACCACGGGCTTCGTGAAATTCCTCGCCGACGCGGCGACCGACGAGATCCTCGGCGTGCACATCGTCGGGCCCTTCGCGTCGGAGCTGATCTCCGAGGCGGTGGTGGCGATGGAGTTCAAGGCCAGCGCCGAGGACATCGCGCGCATCTGCCATGCGCACCCGTCGCTCAGCGAAGCGACCAAGGAAGCGGCACTCGCGGTCGACAAGCGCACGCTGAATTTCTGA